From a single Salvelinus namaycush isolate Seneca chromosome 14, SaNama_1.0, whole genome shotgun sequence genomic region:
- the LOC120058703 gene encoding chemokine-like protein TAFA-5 has protein sequence MSRQLAVGTCEIVTLNRDSSVPRRTIDRQTARCACRRGQIAGTTRARPACVDARIVRGRQWCEMAPCLEGEVCGLLFNRSGWTCTKGSGRIKTVTLYKE, from the exons ATGTCAC GCCAGTTGGCGGTGGGCACGTGTGAGATCGTGACGCTCAACAGAGACAGCAGCGTGCCCAGGCGCACCATCGACCGTCAGACTGCCCGCTGTGCCTGCAGGAGAGGCCAGATCGCTGGCACCACGCGAGCCAGGCCTGCCTGCGTCGACG CGCGTATCGTGAGGGGCAGACAGTGGTGTGAGATGGCACCCTGCTTGGAGGGGGAGGTGTGTGGCCTCCTCTTCAACCGCTCTGGCTGGACCTGTACCAAAGGCAGTGGCCGTATCAAGACAGTCACG TTGTATAAGGAGTAA